In the Brevundimonas sp. MF30-B genome, GCCATGACGCTGTTCGACCCGGTCATCTGGTCGCGCGGCGCGGTCCTGGCCTTTGGACTGCCGGGACTGCGTCAGTTGCCGCGTCGCATCCCGCTGTATCTGAACGCCCTGAAGCGGCGGGCCCGCTTCGACAGCACCGAACAGGCCCGCGCCGCCTACGCCGGGCGGGGCGCTTTCAAGGGGTGGCCCGATCAGATGCTGGCCGACTATGTCGAGGACGGCTTGATCCCGACCGACGACGGCCTGGCTCTGGCCTGCGCGCCACGGTGGGAAGCGTCCAACTACGCCGCCCAGTCGCACGACCCCTGGCGCGCCCTGCGCCGATACGGCGGGCCGGTCCGCATCCTGGCCGCTGAGATCAACTCGACCTGCCGTGTGCCCAAGTGCGCTGCGGGCCTGCCCCGGGTTTCGGTCGAGCGACCGCCGGGCGCGACCCACTTCTTCCCCATGATCCAGCCCGGCCTGGCGAGCGAGGCGCTGCGGCGCCTTCTGTGACGCTGGCGTCCCAGGGTTCCGGGCGCTAAACCGAGCGCCAACGACAAGAACGGAAATTCCAGGATCAAGGCCCAGCTCATGCGCGATATTTCCCATTTCATCGACGGCGCGGCGTTCACGGGCGCTTCGGGCCGGTTCGGCGACGTGTTCAATCCGAACACCGGCGAGGTTCAGGCGCGGGTTCAACTGGCGACCGACAGCGAACTGGACCGCGCGGTTCAGGCCGCACAGGCCGCCTTCGAAGGCTGGTCCTCGACCAATCCCCAGCGCCGCGCGCGGGTGATGTTCGAGTTCAAGCGTCTGGTCGAAGCCAATATGCAGGAGCTGGCCGAGCTGCTGAGCTCGGAGCACGGCAAGGTCATCGCCGACTCCAAGGGCGACATTCAACGCGGCCTCGAGGTCATCGAGTTCGCCTGCGGCATCCCGCACGCGCTGAAGGGCG is a window encoding:
- a CDS encoding alpha/beta fold hydrolase, yielding MRRLQPVGLIVDNEMGVETPRRLSFALDGRGSGEMAVLEWGDPTRPVDLIFVHANGFNARTYSTLLAPLAEGRRIWAPDLRGHGRTTLTADPEGRWSWDDHGNDLAALIDQAGSSSLVLAGHSMGGTSAVLAAAQRRERVRAMTLFDPVIWSRGAVLAFGLPGLRQLPRRIPLYLNALKRRARFDSTEQARAAYAGRGAFKGWPDQMLADYVEDGLIPTDDGLALACAPRWEASNYAAQSHDPWRALRRYGGPVRILAAEINSTCRVPKCAAGLPRVSVERPPGATHFFPMIQPGLASEALRRLL